In Gossypium hirsutum isolate 1008001.06 chromosome A10, Gossypium_hirsutum_v2.1, whole genome shotgun sequence, the DNA window TTAGATATCAATCAATGACTAGAAATAGataggcaaaagcaaaattacgGCTACTTTTTTTCATTGGGTCTCAAACAAATTGAGTTGAAGTGATTAACAAGTGATTCTTCCCATTATTTTCAAGTCTCATATTATTGGTATTAAGTTTTACATCAATTAACTCTAAGTATATGGCTATGGTTTCCAAGTTTAAGGGAGATTCGATCCTAGTTCCGAGAGAGGGATAGATTTACAAACAATTACAATTTATTTGGATACGGGTGATCCAAACCCTGCTCAATTTAAGCATTACTTTAGATCCCAAGATTAGGGTTATAAATAGAAAATTCTGATGTTCATATATCATAGTTATAGCTGTTGGActtaaagtttaatttacaaaaattgagcaagaccattgtaatagcccaattttaccCGGgctttaaataaaatgaaatagtcCCTTACAAGcccaaaaacaacaaaaaacagaAGCCCAAATCAAAAATAAAACCCTAAGACCTAGACAGCCCAAAAcctaaatagaaaaagaaaaaaccctagcccctaGCCTAAGCGTCGCACCCTACCAACGCCGCTCCCCCACGTCAGCCACCAACTGCTCTGCCACCACCGCCCAACTGCTTCTGCAGAGAAGTGAAGCacccaaagaaaaaaataataataagtagcAATGAACAATGGTTGTAAATCGGGCTATAAAAGCCTCAAGAAAAatgtaatgttttttttatagattttgaatacaaacacagaaaattgaataaaaaaacagagaaaaaatttaaaaaaaacatagagAATCAATCAAAAATTCATAAAGGTGGttcttttattcttatttttttattttcattttaaacgattaaaaatggtgtttttcaTTTTGTGATtttacttgtttttattttaaagaaacaaacgaaaaagaaaaatgaaaagccGAAACCTTACCTTTTCGTTATGCCATCGTGAAAATGGGGGGCCGAGGCTACCATCTCTAATGAAAGATGGAGTTTTTGGACTAGGGGAGTCAAAAAGCCAAAGAAAATGGCCTTTTTGAAATTTTCGGCCACCGTGGACGGCGAAGCAGTCACCATTGACCGGCGGTCGCCACAATGGCCGACGGCCGGACCCATAGCCGGAttagaaaccctagcagagaaaaaCAAAGGTgctttgaagtttttttttaaactttggcagaaatgagttttttttatttttttggcttTAAGCAaaggaaacgacgccgttttgaaagGGTCAAAAAGGCCCCAAAACGATATCGTTTTAGACCAAACCCAGAATCTGACCCGAACGATCGGTGTGTTTTTAAATAAGGGTCTATTTACCCTTTCAATCCTttcgtttttaaattttattttaattcagtcccatttcatttttttaattttaccctgaaattttaattttgtttcactTTTGCCCTTGTGAAATGATGCGTTTAGTGGGTCTAGGATTAATTTCCCAATTGGTCCTCCCACCTTTGTGCGCGTTTTATTTAGGCCTTTCAATCTGcccctttatttctttattttaaaatccatCCCAAAATTTCGTCTAAATGGAAATTTAAtccttgtttatttattttgaacccTTTCTTtgactattatttatttttatggtttctgttatattttatcattttattttatttatctattttattattatttcctttaaaaaatggtttgtTATTCGTATACATGGTACAttccttttgtttatttattttttatttttttattatggttattattactcttttttttctttttcattttttttgcttacttatttattacccttttttcattaattttaaaaattatttattattaattattttcataattagtattattattatcattattgtcattttcattattattatcatcctATTATGCATTGTCTCTTTTATCACTATTTTATGCATTGAATTTAGATGCGTTCGTCAACTGATGTACCATTCCCGAATAAAAAtgcatatcaatttaaaatacggtttattattattcaaaaaagaaaattttcaaaataaggtaatgttccgtatttggaaattcgagaagtcgtaccctaacttactgggtttcgatttttctcgttgaacctaaataactgaatattcttttaaaattaaagtacatgagttttaaataaaaataattaaaggcaAACTTATTCTCAAGAATACGAGGTGCCGTGTCCTAACGTAGGGGATATGACAatttgttacttcgagataaggaggcgttttaacattttaatttactcgagtaattttaattgaaattaacattaatataaagagagatcgtattttaaattcttttcgagttttcaattttcgacaccaagacattaagtaatcaattaataccaattttgggtgtaacgagggtgctaacccttcctcgtgcataaccgactcccgaacccattttcctgaattttgtagaccaaaatcattgttttagtaaatcaaaattatttaattgcgaggtgatccgatcacacctcataaaaaaggattggtggcgactctcatttccatttttggtttttttttcaaataaaaagtcaaccaaaaaaatggtttcgacaaacaTAATCTAtcgtttatttatattgaaaaggataacttaaatttcaaaaaagacATGCTAGGGGGCTGACTCTTCAAAGTTTCATTCACCGAGTAGTCTACCAATCCTCTAACAATTGAAGGTATCACTTGAGCAATGGTTGTAGGTAAGTGGCCTATATGACTCAATTGGTGGTTCGAGTCTACCCACATGCTAATGAGCTCCATAATTATTACACGCCCTATACCAGTACCTCTACCTTGAGTATTGCAGGTCTACCAACCTAGACGCTCTCGGTTCTATGAACCAAACCCATAGGAAAGCTACTAAAAGTATGCTACTGAAGAATAATCCTTGCGATTGTTGGGGAACAAACCAACTGCACAGTGGACAACATTTCGAAGAGTTCCCAAACCATTCACCCGACCCAATTGCAAGAACACCACATTACTTAATTTGATACTTTATGTTTCTTCTTTCCCAAGGAACACAACAGTAAGCACTGTCTGGGACTGCAACGAAAGCAATTTCATGCCCCTATTTGCACAAATAAGCTCTAAGCCAATGttatttcaaatgaaataaatatacatacatgcatgcatatttaaatatatacttaaaaagGGATCCTTTACCTCATCCACTCCCATACCAATGACATTCTGGATTTTGAACTAGTTGAGGAAAGTGATACCAGAAATTGTGGATATAGTTCTGCCTAGCCATTAGATCATTCATGACCATATAAGTGTAACAACTCCATGGACaaacaaaaagattggtggtggaTACTGAAGATTGGAAACAAGAGTGGTACATTATTAGCAGCGTAGTTAGAAACCATAGGCTTTTAAAGGGTGTCTTTGTTTGCTGCTGACTGTATGTAGTAGGTATCACCTAAATTTTAGTGTTCGACTGGGTATGTTAAACATTCAACATCGgtacttaattgaaaaaaaaaagttcaagcacTAAATTGAACACTAAAATCAAACTCAAGTATCAAATACTATATTACccctgtcgtaaccatttttttgaaaaaaaggggaATTGACttaagttttgaaaatgaaaacgaataaaagagtcgccaccaatctttttttatgaggtgtgatcgggtcacctcataaaagtggttgtttttaataaatggtttgatttatttaaataacgattttggtccatgtaaatcaagaaaataggttcgggagtcggttacgcacgaggaagggttagcaccctcgatacgcccaaaattggtacctagttgattaattagtgtcttagtgtcgaagattgaaaatttgaaagactTTGAAATACAATCCCTCTTCGAATTGATGCTAAAAGATGGCCGAATAAGTTAAAACGGATGTTTAGGACTCCTTCATTCTGAAGTAATAAAACGTcacgcccagtaagttaggacacgacatttcaaactttgagaatgagcttgcctttatttgaaattcatgtattttgacctttttaaaaggatattcgactATTTAGtgtaaacgagaaaaatcgaaacccagtaagttagggcacgatatctcgaatttccaaatgccgaatattgcctttgttaACAAAAATCTTATCTTgaggtaacaaaatgtcatacccggtaagttatttcgttatttaggttaaatgagaaaagtcgaaacccagtaagttagggcacgattgtctcgaattaccaaatacgggaTATTTACTTTTACGAAAGAATTATTTTGGGTCGGGTAAAGGATGATATAACGCGAATTAGTAAAAACGAAAAGAAACAAATCATGATGTTAACAAGCGTAATAATGAATTAGTataaatgacaaaaatgaaagaaatgagcAAGCTATGTAACTTAAGAAGAGAGTAacagataaaaataataaagatgatgaaaataaaaataaataaggataataagaataaaaaaagaaacttaATAGTAAAccgataaataaataagtaaaatataaaatagtaaaataaaaataataatgttgacaaaaaggtaaaaatgtgttaataaaaaaataatatgctaATAATGTgatagtaatgataataataatagtagtaaaaataagaataatatagTATTAATAAAGGTacaaaatgataataagtaaaattgccaatgaaaataaaaaaaaaatagcaatAGTAGAATAGTAATGTTCATGCGTAAATATAAATATAGGTATAATACATAAAACATAAACATAGATATAAAGAGATAAAATAAATATAGATTAAAATATAATAgcaataatagcaataataataaatattgataataaacaataataaaaggaataaaaataatagtaataaaaatagtgCTAATAGTCataatagtgataataataatagcatGATAAATATAAGAATAGTAAAATAATGATGTTAATACCTAAACATAAATATAGATATAATACCTAAAATATAGTAATAACTAAGATACAAGTaggtaagaaaaataaatatataaatgaaaaataaataataagaaaacaaatataGATGGAAgcataataatagtaatagtacaatagtaataaaaataataaaaaaggtaaCAATAATATACTAAATAGTAAAGAAATAATAGTAacagtaattaaaataataataataatagataatagataataataatatattaaattaatcaatataaaatttaaaagtaaatatatatatatataatatacaaaagtaaataaataacgaaatgctaataataataaaaataaacaaaccaaagattaaaaaaaatagatagagAAACATATAAAAAAgggttaaaaattgaaaataaaataaaacatataaaataatgataataataattacaaatagtaaaacataataataataataataataataacagcaagaataaaaatagtaatgataatagaagataataataatactataataaataatagattaaattaattaatttaattaaaatattaaaaaaagactaaatcgaacCTAAAATAAAAGCTCGGGgccaatttgaaaataaatagagAAGGAAAGGACTAAATCAAGCGCGCAAACAAAGAAGAGGGACTAGATAAGAAATTAAACCCCTTTTTTAGGCCCTTTTCGAAGCATCAATGGGTAAGGGTCTGAttgaaaactaaataaattaaaaggtaaaatttataaaaacgaaaataacaaaaaggacttaattgaaaagaTCCACAAAATAGGAAGGACTCGATCCGAAATATCCCGTCAAagtaaaaacacgcggatcctccagCATATGGGTCGGGTCACACATGGGTTgtccaaaacggtgccgttttggcacCTGGACTTCCCCCAAAAACGGTGTCATTTTATTAACATATAAAgtcccatttttttaaaaaaagaagaatcttattttctttcttttccagaAAACCAATAGCAGCCCTTTCTCCcaccattttcttcattttcatctaTGCTAGGGTTTCAAAGAAACCCATTTCGCTGCCGCCATGAAGCCACCGTAGGTGGTGGTCGGGGCTACGCGAAAGGGGTTTTTTGACCCTGATTTTGGAGCACCCGAAGGCGATATTCTCCTTAGCCCAAGAAGACCAAAAGAAGAAGGTCCCCTCCTTCTCCCTTTCGAGTCCGTTTCCGACGACGGAGATGAACTCCGACGACGCGACCCTCGGGATCCTGGTAAGTTCCCTCTTCCCctcttctttatatttttatccaagaaagaagtaaaaaaaaggaaaataaataacgAGAAAGGGGAAAAACCGAAAAAAAGCACAAGTAATAGGATTCCAAATTAACCTTTTGCTTTTTTATTCTTAATGCTCTGTGCTACcactttcttttaaaaaaacctcctttttaaaaaaaaaaatcggtCCCCTTTCGTTCGATTTCCTTTTCGActttatagccgattacaaaagaaatattttttaatctcTGCTATTGCTTGCTGCTTCTGCTCTGTTTTGCTTCTCTTTTGCGTGCTTTCTGCTCtctgtttgttttgcaggtgatGGGATGATGGGACGGAGGCAGTGCAAGTGGAGGCAAGTGGCCCTAGGGTTTGctgcttctgtttttttttttctgctgGTGGTTTGGGCTTGTTTGTAATCGGGTCTGGGTCTTTGGGGTTAGTTTTGGGCTTGGGTATATTGGGCTGATTTAGGCCTGGTCAAAATTGGACCGGTACAACCACTTTTCAGTTTTTTATAATAATTCCTAGGTTCTAAACTGAATTTATTTCAGTAAACAGGtttcaatttcatattatgattatcttatgcttaattttaattatagtaataccaTTTAATAGGTTTCAATGTGATACCATAATTATTTTATGCTTATCTGAACAATGGTAGTTAATTTGCGGTAACGAACgatcaatttaaataattcacTTGTTGAACAAAGTAATGACAGTGGAGGGAACCGGGCAGCAAATAAAAACATTATCTGAAATTTCAAGCAAGCTAGCAGTGTTGGCAACCAAGAGAGGATCACTATCAAAAGAATATTTTTAACTAGAACTTGATGGGCCATTCCAGAAAGGAAATAGGCCTCCAAAAACATGCGTATGCCGCTATAAGCGGCGAGCATACTGTATTCTTTAATAAAAGGCGAAAGAATAGTTCGCTCTGTGCTCACAGCACGGCTCCATGCTTTTGCTAGTTTCATCTGCGCTTTTATTTATAAACCATGGTAGTAGAGTGGCATTGTCTGTCTCTAAGAAATGTGGGATTCTGCTCCTTTCTAAAGCTCTCTTAACTTCTTTTCTAGCTCTACTCTTCTGCCAAGTCACACACTTCTCCAACACATTTCTTCTTATTTTCCCCCTCTAATATAAATTTGCTTTTCACCATTGCTTTATACCGGTTCACCAGTCCAACAATTGTTTTAATAACATTAGTTTGAAACTAGATTATAACATGAACAAATCATTGAAAGATCAAACATATGTAATAACCCTCTGACTGAGTTCATAATAGTAACTTCAAAAACATCTAAATACTGAAATCAACATAAGGAAATGAGCAACGAGAATCTCTACATCAGTCAACAGCTTTTGCAGATTTCTGAACCTATCAGTGATGCATCAAGCATTTGTCATCATTTACAACACTTCTTCCTGGTCTTTTGGGTAAGGAACAGATCAGTAAAATCGGTCTTGGACTTTAGCGGTtgtcgaaacttttttttttgaaaaaacgaggagtcgacttttattttaagaatgaaaacgaaaaaaatgagtcgccaccaatcattttttATAAAGTGtaatcgggtcacctcgaaaagtagtTATTTTCAATAAacagtttgatttattaaaacaacaattttagcctatgaaatttagaaagatgagttcgggagttggttacgcacgagaaaggattagcaccctcgatacgcccaaaatcagtacctagttgattaattaatgtcttagtgtcgaaaattgagaactttgaagaaatttaaaatacgatcctttgttaaaaAGTTATTTAACTGAAAATTTTTCGAGAAAATGACATATTTCatgttaatcgagaaaaagaattacattatataaattatgacGCAATGTCTTAAATCCTCGAAATGAGAATAAACcccgaaaattttatttattttgaaagaaatttaactattttagttttagaaagaaatcatattccgtaagttagaacacgatcttttcttaattcctgagaatattaaaaaattttaaaacgttTCTTTGGTTcagatttatcgagaaaatcgaaactcCGTAAGTTAAGAAACGACTTTTCGAATTTCAAAATACGAAATATTGCTTATTTAAAACAACATTTTTAATGTATCGGGTAAAATGTAACACGAATTTGtagtaaaaaatgtaaaagtagtAATGATAAATCACAGTACTAATATGCATAACAGAATGATAATAAACGCGATAATATAAATGAGCaagctaaaaaatttaaaattaaaaaaacctaatagtaaacaaagaaataaataaatattatgtaaaacagtttttttttaaataatattgataataacgataataatattaataatagtactacaaataataaataatttgaattttgaaattgtataaaaaggatataaataaataaacaatgatAAAAAGTAATGATAAAATATAGTGtatttaaagaataataataagtaaataaatacaaaaaagaaatatgatagtaatagtaataatattaaattaattaataataaaataatatgtaaataaacacaaaaagaaaatataattataatagtaataataataataataatagaaataatatagtaataataataataatgataatagtaataataataataataatgatagtaataataatagtaataataattatattattaaattaactaatttaataataaaatagcaataaataaaaaaggactaaattgaacttttaaACAGCAATTTGAggcaaatcaaaaataaataaaaaggaaaaaggacCAAGTTGCATGCACGAATAACAAagagggaccaaaagggaaatttttCCTTCTCTTCCAAAACGCACAGCATAAgggaggaccaaattgaaatcgaaataaataatggggtaaaaattaaaaataagaaaacttgATTGCAAAACCATAAAAAGCGGAAGGATCAAAAGAGAAAATAACCCATTTAtgaaaaacgcgcggatcctatgCCAAAGCGGGTCGGGTCGCATGGATTGagcataaaacgacgtcgttttgaagtTCAAGGGCCTAGGttaaaacgacgttgttttagCCCTCTATTTAagcaaatttttcaaaaaaagaattCATTTCAGCacctgtttttaaaaaaaaccttccaccttttctttttctctctgcaGGGCCTGAGGGTCCAGTGGGAACTCCAGTTCCGGTCCGCCGCCGTCtaccaccgtgcacggtggccagAACTcgaaaaaaaggtaatttttttcttttttattacttttgatatatttatatatataaactgttttttaaaggaaaataaagaaaatataggAGTATGCATATATAttcaaagaaggaaaataaagaagaagaaataaaataaataaataaaaaataaatgaaaataaagaccTTAGCacgtttttattttcttccactGCTTGCTGTTTTTTCGATTTGTTTGGTGtgtttgaatctgtttttaaatTCGATAAACCCCCCCCAAAATAATTACATTGCTTTTAGGCTTTTATATAGCCTTTTACAATTTGTTTGCTTAATGATTTCTCTACTCTTTTTTGCAGGTGCAAGTGGACGGAGCCATGACAGTGGCGGTGCTGCAGGCGCGCCAGTGGCGGTGGACGTGACAAGGGCAGACCTAGGTGCGACGCACTTaggattttcttttgtttttttgtgttttatggttttgggcttaattgagcttcaagttaggctgaattgagtttagtttttaaatttggttttggGTCTTATGGATTGTTGGGTCAAGTTTGGGGTTGTATTAGTTTTGGGCTAATGGTTTTTTATTAGGTTTGATTTGGGTCTTGGGTTTGGTTTGGGTTGTTTGGTTTTGGGCCCGGTCAAAATTTGTGTCTTCCAGCGGTGACTTCAAGAGCTCCAAACCCTCAAACATAAACCAAACAAAAGCCATGGAACCTCCTATCTTTTTTAAAACAACTTATAAACAAACGGGATAATAATGTTCACATCATTCATTCCTACATTTACCACTTCCTCTTCCAAATCCTCGACTTGTTCGAGGTTGAAGTTATGGAGCATAGCTATTATAGAAATAGTCGAGATCGGTGTGACTGTCAGGTCGTCCATGATTGTATACGTAATGACCCCTTTCACAGAACCCTCCTTTGCAGTAGGTGATGATGTTGAAACCTTATTTGGTGGCAGGTGTACAAATGTTGCAGGGATTCATTGACTCCAGAGCAAGAAGGGCAAGTAGTTGTGGATCATGTGTGTAATACAAACAGCTCTCATCATACAGTCCATTATAACCATATGAACACTGGTAAAACCTGTGTTGTTGATGATTGAATGTTTGGCAACAAGACAGGAACATTGGCTGGCAAGCTTGAAGAATATTTAGGTTTCAACTACGTGTCCTTGTTTGTTGTTAGCAGAATGAATGAATCACTCAATTTTTCAACGCTCTCGTAAGGGTTTGCAAGACATACGACCATGCCCTCTTTTGCAAGCAACCTTATAACATATTGTCATAAGGTTGCTTCTGCATATAAGCTTCAAGCTCACAGTGGTGGTGGTGGAGGCCATGGATGGTATTAGTCGATATGAAATGGTGTGTATTGCAGTGAATCCCCGACCAGACACTGCTTTATAGAGGTTTCTTTTAGCAGAAATGATGCCTAGAGAGAATTGAAAAGGACACAAATGAACATTCACTAAGAGAACCCTCTAACTTTCCTGTAGTCATGTAATAAATAGCCAATagtttatgaatattttaattataataaaaataaatagttaaatttctattcatttatcaaaattaaataatcaattattAAGTTTTGCTACATGATGAGTCGTGTAAGAGCTTCCTACGATAATTAGACTATTTCTGAATGGTTTAAGTTGTTGAAATAATTGGTCCCTCAACTTATCGCAAAACTCATCAAAGAAAATagcgattcaatttcatatttcatagCTAATGTTTTCCAATCggattattataattattgtaataaaTTCGAACTAGTATCAAagattgatttttgaattttattatccGTATCTACTATAATTTTACAGATAatggaatagatttggatattcaaAGTTCAAACCGATTATCATCTTtactttttaaagtttttttcttGCTAAATTTGTATGTTTAGcgggaaaaattattttatggaccatCCCTATCACATTATCAATGGTCTCTTTCTAATTGTTTAATGAAATTTCAACAAACTTTTTCATATTgttgatacataattttgataatttttttacccTGAGCCTCAAATCCTGACccataaatcctaaaccctaaaccctaaatcttaaaaaaaatcaatgttcaAGTTCAAGGTTTTTATTTTAGGGTTCAAGGTTCGAGTTCGGGATTTGAAATTCGAAATTAATTgctaaaatgtcattaaataattgaaaatagaCTATAAATGATATGGTAAGAAAGGTCTATAAATTAATTTCTCGTTTAAGAGGCTCAAGAACTTGAcagataatttatttaattccGATAATAATATTTAGATTTAACGCAAATAATATACTGACTTTGATCTTAAGTAATTATACAAATTCGAATTCTGATACTATAGAAATTTGCAAATTTTCAAGACATTCCAACATATTTTGAGAAAAAAGCTCTCTGCAGGGGACCCAGGAAAGAAgtgcatgtatatgtatgtgtataataAGCTTAACTATGTATAATGAACCCTAAAAGAGTATAATCAACAATATTGTGTCCATTTTGcacaaagaataaaaaaagatcACGTCTCTTCATAATTACTCATTTCCCCTCTACATGCCAAAGTTCCTTAAACCTCCATTACcaattcatatatgtacatgtatatgcATACACACATATAACCCAACAACGAAGGCAAAAACTAAAACATCATTCATGGTTCCTCCTGCAAGACATCCTCCTCCACTACCTATGAAACCACATTCAAACACAAGCCATGCACAATTACCTTCTGCATTTGATCCTCCGAAAATGGCCTATCCGGGAGAAACAGCGCCTGCAAATGCCGATTCACAAAAATGTTGCTGTAAGGAGAAAAGCTCCGCCACTACCATCTTACCTTGTTGCTACATCTCACGAAACAGCTGTCGACCACTACCCAAGCATCGT includes these proteins:
- the LOC107934188 gene encoding uncharacterized protein gives rise to the protein MSNENLYISQQLLQISEPISDASSICHHLQHFFLVFWVRNRSVKSVLDFSANFSKKEFISAPVFKKNLPPFLFLSAGPEGPVGTPVPVRRRLPPCTVARTRKKGASGRSHDSGGAAGAPVAVDVTRADLGVQMLQGFIDSRARRASSCGSYRNIGWQA